The sequence CGCGTAGCCGGAGATGTCCTCCGAGGCCACGAAGCTGTGGCCCCAGAGCGCCTCCACCGCCGCGTTGCCGCGGATGAGCTGGCCACCGGGCGCGGCGATGACGACGCCCACCGGGAGCTGCTGCAGCACGGCCTCCAGCAGGCCACGCTCGGTGGCCAGCTTGTCGCGGAGCTGCTCGGCCTCCTCGCGGGCGCGGCGCTCGGACTCGTACAGGCGTGCGCGCTCCAGCGCCTGGGCGCACTGCTGGCCGAGCGACTCCATGAACTGGAGCTGCTCCGGAGCGAAGGACTGCTCGCGCGCGAAGGCGAAGCTGAAGGCGCCCAGCGTGCGCCCGTCCAGCACCAGCGGCAGCGCGGCGAAGGCCCGCCCCAGCAGCATCGGCGAGTCCTTCAGACCCGGGTAGCTCCGCAGGAAGGCGTCCAGGTCCCCGTACAGCACGGGGCGGCCCGTGCGCACCGCGTCCCGGAACATGACGGGCGTGTCCACGGGGAAGCACCGCCAGGGCTCCAACGAGCCCTCGGGGAAGCCGTGCGCGGCGCTCAGCTCGAAGGAGGCGCCATCCTCGCTCAGCAGCACCACCGAGGCGCAGAGGGCCTCGAGCGCCTCGGCCCCCTCGCGCACCACCACACCGGACACCTGCTCGGGCCGGAGCGCGCGGGACAGCGCGGACGACACCGCGGCCAGCCGGTCCGCGCGCAGACGCGACTGGCGCGACGCGGTGATGTCCTGGAGGATGCCGATGAAGCGCACCGGGCGCCGCTGCGCATCGAAGTGCATCCGCCCGAAGGACGACAGCCAGCGCTCCTCCTTCACGCACGGCCCCACCGCGCGGAAGTCGATGCGGAAGACGCCGTCCCCGTCCGGGTCGAAGGCCGCCTTCCGGGCCCGGTCCAGGAGGTGGCGGTCCTCCGGATGGATGCACTCCAGGAGGTGCGCCTCGTCCATGACGGAGTCGGGCGGCAGGCCCAGCAGCTCCAGGCTCCGGGCGCTGTAGCTGCGCTGGCGCGTGGACAGCTCGTAGTCCCACGTGCCCAGGTCCGCGCCCTCGAGCGCGAGACGCAGCCGGTCCTCGCTCTCGCTCAACTTGCGGGCGATGCGCGCGGCCTCCTCGCCCCGGCGCAGCTCGGTGATGTCGGCCACCATGGCCACGAAGCCGGCGACGCGGCCGTCCGTGCCCACGTGGGGCAGGTAGTCCGACTGCACCACGCGCGTGCCGCTCCCGCGGAGGGGCAGGGCCAGCTCGAAGCGCTCCGTCTGGCCGGAGAGTGCCGCCTTCACGTGCGCCCGGATGGCCTCATAACCAGCGGGCCCCAGCACCGAGGGCAGGCTCCGTCCGAGGAGCTGCTCACGGGGTACGCCGAACCAGCGCTCGTAGGACTGGTTGCAGAAGCGGTAGCGCTCCTCGGCGTCCACGTACGAGAGCAGCACGGGCGCGGCGTCCACCGTCACCAGCAGCCTCTCGATGAGGCCCCGGTCGTCCAGCACACCGTGGCCGCGGGGACGCAGCCGGTCCAGCACGAGCAACTGGTCAATGACTTCGCGCAGGGGGATGGGGGACGACAACGGAGAAGGAGTCATGACCGGGGGCGCCTTCAGGTTGATTGTCACCCGGCGATACGAACCGCAAGACCCGGCACCTCGCTCTGTCCGGCAGTCGGCCAGGTGAGGCCCCGAGTCGGACGCGCGGCGCGAAGAGTTGGACCTGAAAATGAAGTGGGGAATTCCGAGAGCGAACTTCGTTGGGATGTCAGGGGGGCATCCCATGCTCTCCACGCCGTGTCAGGGCCCAGGCCCTACGGCTGACGGGCAATGTCCCGAGGAGACGACCATGAAGCGTCTTTCCCTGTTCTGCGCAGTGATGATGTCGATGTTCTTCGCCGGCACGGCCGATGCCGCGGCGACGACGGTGACGGGCTATGTCTGCTCCGCGATGTACACGCGGCAGAACAACGTCGGCTATGGCCAGGGCTACGTGACGGTCCAGGTCCACAACGGGCCGGGCTGTACGGGTGGCGTCGTCGGCACCTACCAGTACCTGGGCACGGGCGCGGCCAACACCGGCTACCAGTACAGCGAGGCCGAGCGGCTCCAGCTCTTCGACACCGCCAGGACGGCGGCCACCCAGGGCACCCGCGTCAACCTGTTCATCGAGAGCGTGGGCGGCGCCATCTACCAGACGACCTACTCCGCCAACTGAGCGCGGAGCGTTACGTCGAACCACGGGGGCTGGAGCCGCGGGGCACGCGGCTTCCGGCCCCGCTCGCTAAGACTCCGCTCCGCCCTCGGGCGACTCGAGCAGCTTGTAGAGCGTCTTGCGGTCCACATCGAGCAGCCGCGCCGCCTCGCTCTTGTTGCCACCCACGTGCTGGAGCACGTGCGCCGCGTACCGGCGCGACAGCTCCGCGAGGCTCGGCATGTCTCCCGCCAGGCCCGTGAGCTTCTGCGTCGCGTCTCCAATGGGCTCCGGGAAGTCCTGCGGCCCGAGCACGCCCGTCACATTCAAGGCGAGCGCCCGCGCCACCACGTTCTCCAGCTGGCGCACGTTGCCCGGCCAGTCGTAGCCCGTCAGCCGCGTCATCGCCTCGGGCGTCACCACCGGCCGCACGCCGCCGCGCGCGTGCCTCGCCGCGAAGTGCTCCACCAGCGCCGGCACGTCCTCGCGCCGCTCGCGCAGGGGCGGCAGGTGCAGGTGCACCACGTCCAGGCGGTACAGCAAATCCTCGCGGAACAGCCCCTCCGCCACCCGCGCCTTGAGGTCCTTGTTCGTCGCCGCCACCACCCGCACGTCCACCTTCACCGGGACGCTCTCGCCCACGCGGCGAATCTCGCCCTCCTGCAACACGCGCAACAGCTGCGACTGCACCTTCATCCCCACGTCGCCAATCTCGTCCAGAAAGAGCGTGCCGCCGCTGGCCTCCTCGAAGACGCCCCGCCGCGCGCCCGAGGCGCCCGTGAAGCTGCCCTTCGCGTGGCCGAACAGCTCGCTCTCCATCAGCGACTCGGTAATCGCCCCGCAGTCCACCGGGATGAAGGGGCCGCTCGCGCGCGGCGAGCGCTTGTGCAGCGCCCGCGCCACCATCTCCTTGCCCGTGCCCGTCTCGCCCGTAATCAGCACCGGCACGTTGCTGGCCGCCGCGCGCGCCACGTGTTTGTAGACCTCCAGCAGCGCCGGGCTGCGCCCCACCAGCACCAGCGAGGTGCGCTCCACCTGCTGCCGCAGCGAGCGGTTCTCCTCCACCAGCCGCTTCTGCTCCAGCGCCCGCTTCGCCACGCGCAGAATCGCGTCCACGTCGAAGGGCTTGGCCAGGTAGTCGAAGGCGCCCTGCTGGATGCTGTCCAGCGCGCCCTCGATGTTGCCGAACGCCGTCACCACGATGACCGGCGTGTCCGGCGACTGCGTCTTCACCGCATGGAGGACTTTCAGCCCATCCCCCGGCTCGGGCATGGCCATGTCCGTCATCACCAAATCGAACGGGCCTTCCGCCAGCCGCTCCAGCGCGCGCTTCGGGTCCGGCGCCTGCGTCACCGCGCCCAGCGTGCCCAAGAGCCGCTGGAGCAGGTCACGGGCCTGGGGGTCATCGTCCACCACGAGGATGCGGGCTGTGCTCATGTGCCGACCTTGCGCATTCCGGAAGCGGCGGACGAAACAACCACGGGCTCACCGGTGCCGTCCGCCGCCACCGGGCGCACCACGCGCGGGAAGCGCACGACGACGCGCGTGCCCTTCCCCTCCTCCGAGCGCACCACCAGCGTGCCGCCGTGCGCCTCCACCACGCGCTTGGTGGTGACGAGCCCCAGGCCATGGCCCGGCAGGCCCCGCACCTCCGGCGCGCGGAAGAACGGCTGGAAGAGCGAGGCCAGCGTCGCCGGCGCCATGCCGATGCCGTTGTCCTCCACCTCCAGCACCGCCTCCTCGCCCTCGGCGGCCACGCGCACCTTCACCTGCGCGTCCGGACGCCCCGCCGAGTACTTCACCGCGTTGGTGAGCAGGTTGCGCGCGCTCACCTGCAACAGCTGCCCGGGGCAGTCCACCGCCACGCCGGGCGTCAGCTCGCGCTCCAGCGCCACGCCCTGCGCCGCCGCCGTCTGCGCCACCTCCAGCAGCACCGTGGTGACGGCCGTGTCCAGCTCGCCCACCGTGCGCTCGCCCCGCGTGCCCGCGCGGCAGAAGCGCAGCAGCGCCTCGATGAGCTCGCCCATGCGCAGCGCGCTGGACTCGCACTGCGCCAGCATCTCCAGCGCGCCCGCGTCCTTCACCGCGCCCGTGCGGCGGATGAGCGTGAGGTAGCCCTTGAGCGGCGCCAGCGGGGAGATGAGGTCGTGCGCCACGCGCCGCGTGAAGGCGTCCAG comes from Pyxidicoccus parkwaysis and encodes:
- a CDS encoding PAS domain-containing protein encodes the protein MTPSPLSSPIPLREVIDQLLVLDRLRPRGHGVLDDRGLIERLLVTVDAAPVLLSYVDAEERYRFCNQSYERWFGVPREQLLGRSLPSVLGPAGYEAIRAHVKAALSGQTERFELALPLRGSGTRVVQSDYLPHVGTDGRVAGFVAMVADITELRRGEEAARIARKLSESEDRLRLALEGADLGTWDYELSTRQRSYSARSLELLGLPPDSVMDEAHLLECIHPEDRHLLDRARKAAFDPDGDGVFRIDFRAVGPCVKEERWLSSFGRMHFDAQRRPVRFIGILQDITASRQSRLRADRLAAVSSALSRALRPEQVSGVVVREGAEALEALCASVVLLSEDGASFELSAAHGFPEGSLEPWRCFPVDTPVMFRDAVRTGRPVLYGDLDAFLRSYPGLKDSPMLLGRAFAALPLVLDGRTLGAFSFAFAREQSFAPEQLQFMESLGQQCAQALERARLYESERRAREEAEQLRDKLATERGLLEAVLQQLPVGVVIAAPGGQLIRGNAAVEALWGHSFVASEDISGYAAYQGFRPDGTPYAPEEWPLARSLTRGETVIREPVHLRTDDGGARHIDVSSTSVRDAQGRPLAAVAVSMDVTAHHAMREALRREGETRDRLMGILGHDLRNPLQAIATSSALLLREAAPDSPQRKRLARITTSVRRMDHLIRDLLDFARVAQGGTLPIERRRMSLEDPCRVVVDELLAAYPDRDIHLDLCGDLCGEWDLDRLAQLLGNLVVNAFTHGARGVPVEVRADGDGTDVVLEVANAGTPIPASLLPRLFQPFTRADEAGDPLKGVGLGLFIVHEIVAAHGGGIQVTSTRETGTVFRVRLPRHRRG
- a CDS encoding sigma-54-dependent transcriptional regulator, whose product is MSTARILVVDDDPQARDLLQRLLGTLGAVTQAPDPKRALERLAEGPFDLVMTDMAMPEPGDGLKVLHAVKTQSPDTPVIVVTAFGNIEGALDSIQQGAFDYLAKPFDVDAILRVAKRALEQKRLVEENRSLRQQVERTSLVLVGRSPALLEVYKHVARAAASNVPVLITGETGTGKEMVARALHKRSPRASGPFIPVDCGAITESLMESELFGHAKGSFTGASGARRGVFEEASGGTLFLDEIGDVGMKVQSQLLRVLQEGEIRRVGESVPVKVDVRVVAATNKDLKARVAEGLFREDLLYRLDVVHLHLPPLRERREDVPALVEHFAARHARGGVRPVVTPEAMTRLTGYDWPGNVRQLENVVARALALNVTGVLGPQDFPEPIGDATQKLTGLAGDMPSLAELSRRYAAHVLQHVGGNKSEAARLLDVDRKTLYKLLESPEGGAES
- a CDS encoding sensor histidine kinase, which produces MSSSRTPIRGYRAGFFFVVLLLSAVTAFTLWTEVRTGRQVDALVQEALERAGLIGRIRVDALSLESAIEAHIRATDDGERAAADAVMEEILNDIRAASEAYTRNLPPGDKAAWQRFNAGCQGLANQVRAAAVLSQRREADRARRHLAERIRPLASELDSLAGTLAQENTDEARELVGRLADLRVRNTALGAGATLLALLLSLGVGWHITSLLKRQDATIQGQLEELDRHNQELDAFTRRVAHDLISPLAPLKGYLTLIRRTGAVKDAGALEMLAQCESSALRMGELIEALLRFCRAGTRGERTVGELDTAVTTVLLEVAQTAAAQGVALERELTPGVAVDCPGQLLQVSARNLLTNAVKYSAGRPDAQVKVRVAAEGEEAVLEVEDNGIGMAPATLASLFQPFFRAPEVRGLPGHGLGLVTTKRVVEAHGGTLVVRSEEGKGTRVVVRFPRVVRPVAADGTGEPVVVSSAASGMRKVGT